From the genome of Cryptosporangium aurantiacum, one region includes:
- a CDS encoding amino acid permease, translated as MAQVTQEHTAELRKGLRPRHLRMIAIGGVIGAGLFVGSGAVINDVGPAAFLTYAVTGVLIVLVMRMLGEMATAHPSTGSFADYARQALGSWAGFSVGWLYWYFWVIVVGFEAVAGAEILRRWVDAPLWTLALVLMVLMTVTNLFSVRSYGEFEYWFAGVKVFAICAMLALGACFVLGLWPGRGRDFSNLTDEGGFLPNGPGVIFSAIVVVIFSMVGAEIATIAAAESDDPARAISKATNSVVVRISIFYVGSVFLLAAILPWNSTRLGESPYVSAFEVMGIPGAADLMNAVVLTAVLSCLNSGLYTASRMIFVLAARNEAPQRLTRVSGRGVPVAAILVSTVVGFACVVAAYVAPDTVFLFLLNSSGAVILFVYLFICVSQLILRRRTPDDELPVKMWGFPALTLIVIVAIVVVLASMAIGSDTRSQLLLSLLSLGFVLGAHAVVARRRRAVSVTR; from the coding sequence ATGGCTCAGGTCACCCAGGAGCACACTGCGGAACTGCGGAAGGGCCTGCGTCCACGTCACCTCCGGATGATCGCGATCGGCGGCGTGATCGGCGCCGGGCTGTTCGTCGGATCTGGCGCGGTGATCAACGACGTCGGCCCGGCGGCGTTCCTCACCTACGCCGTCACCGGGGTGCTCATCGTCCTGGTCATGCGGATGCTCGGCGAGATGGCCACCGCCCATCCGTCCACCGGCTCGTTCGCCGACTACGCGCGGCAGGCGCTCGGGAGCTGGGCCGGGTTCTCGGTCGGCTGGCTGTACTGGTACTTCTGGGTCATCGTCGTCGGGTTCGAGGCGGTCGCCGGGGCGGAGATCCTCCGCCGCTGGGTCGACGCACCGCTGTGGACGCTCGCGCTGGTGCTGATGGTCCTGATGACCGTGACGAACCTGTTCTCGGTCCGCTCCTACGGCGAGTTCGAGTACTGGTTCGCCGGGGTCAAGGTGTTCGCGATCTGCGCGATGCTGGCGCTCGGCGCCTGTTTCGTGCTGGGGCTCTGGCCGGGACGCGGTAGGGACTTCTCGAACCTCACCGACGAGGGTGGCTTCCTGCCGAACGGGCCGGGCGTGATCTTCTCGGCGATCGTCGTCGTGATCTTCTCGATGGTCGGTGCGGAGATCGCGACGATCGCCGCTGCCGAGTCGGACGACCCGGCGCGCGCGATCTCGAAGGCGACGAACTCGGTCGTCGTCCGGATCTCGATCTTCTACGTCGGTTCGGTGTTCCTGCTCGCGGCGATCCTGCCGTGGAACTCGACGCGGCTCGGGGAGTCGCCGTACGTCAGCGCGTTCGAGGTGATGGGCATCCCCGGTGCCGCCGACCTGATGAACGCCGTCGTGCTCACCGCGGTGCTGTCCTGTTTGAACTCCGGGCTCTACACCGCGTCCCGGATGATTTTTGTCCTGGCCGCGCGGAACGAGGCGCCGCAGCGGCTGACGCGCGTGTCCGGCCGCGGGGTGCCGGTGGCGGCGATCTTGGTGTCCACAGTGGTCGGGTTCGCCTGCGTGGTGGCGGCCTACGTCGCTCCGGACACCGTGTTCCTGTTCCTGCTCAACTCGTCCGGAGCGGTCATCCTGTTCGTCTACCTGTTCATCTGCGTCTCGCAGCTGATCCTGCGACGACGGACGCCGGACGACGAACTGCCGGTGAAGATGTGGGGCTTCCCGGCGCTGACGCTGATCGTCATCGTCGCGATCGTCGTCGTGCTGGCGTCGATGGCGATCGGCTCGGACACCCGTTCCCAGCTCCTGTTGAGCCTGCTGTCGCTGGGGTTCGTGCTGGGTGCGCACGCGGTGGTTGCCCGCCGTCGGCGCGCTGTATCGGTCACGCGTTGA
- a CDS encoding dihydrofolate reductase family protein, which produces MRELPHVVAHVAVSLEGATTGFEPDLARFYALAQTWHEDVTLVGADTILAQKAALAHGPRPGPAPDGPLLAVVDSSARVHEWRALRDAGHWSGVLALRAASTPKSGGEPPEKLVVGRERVDLRAALAALAARGAATVRVDSGGALIGALLAKGLLDEVSLLVHPVFAGHGGGHHHWYGPSHPPAGTFVLAGNETIGDLVWLRYQVSR; this is translated from the coding sequence ATGAGGGAACTACCGCACGTGGTGGCCCACGTCGCCGTGTCGCTGGAAGGTGCCACCACCGGATTCGAACCCGACCTCGCCCGCTTCTACGCGCTGGCACAAACCTGGCACGAGGACGTCACGCTGGTCGGCGCCGACACGATCCTCGCGCAGAAGGCCGCGCTCGCCCACGGTCCGCGGCCGGGCCCGGCGCCGGACGGCCCGCTGCTCGCCGTCGTCGACAGCAGCGCGCGGGTCCACGAGTGGAGGGCACTGCGCGACGCCGGCCACTGGTCGGGCGTCCTGGCGCTGCGGGCGGCGTCCACACCGAAGAGCGGGGGCGAGCCGCCGGAGAAGCTCGTCGTCGGCCGGGAGCGCGTCGACCTCCGCGCGGCCCTGGCCGCACTCGCCGCCCGCGGCGCCGCGACGGTGCGGGTCGACAGCGGCGGTGCGCTGATCGGCGCGCTGCTCGCCAAGGGCCTGCTCGACGAGGTGAGCCTGCTGGTCCACCCGGTGTTCGCCGGCCACGGCGGCGGCCACCACCACTGGTACGGGCCGTCGCACCCGCCCGCGGGAACGTTCGTGCTGGCCGGCAACGAGACGATCGGCGACCTCGTCTGGCTCCGCTACCAGGTCTCCCGCTGA
- a CDS encoding AraC family transcriptional regulator encodes MDTLAGLLDGPRARGAFLLRSLLTPPWSLRIEDESPLALCALVQGSACILPASGGLIRVEAGDVMIFRGPDHYTVSDHPDTVPQVHILPGQECRTPDGMPVGQLTDLISPPGAFGVRTWGNDATGGTEMVTGAYQVHSEVSSRLLATLPPVLVIRHDSWDNPLVGFLADEIVKDAPGQAAVLDRLLDLLLIGALRTWFARQDSAAPGWYRAHSDPVVGPAVRMLQSEPARPWTVALLARETGVSRAALARRFTELVGEPPMAFLTGWRLALAADLLREPDATLAAVARKVGYGSPFALSSAFKRFHGVSPQEFRSAG; translated from the coding sequence GTGGACACTCTCGCGGGTCTGCTCGACGGGCCGAGGGCGCGCGGCGCGTTCCTGCTCCGCTCGCTGCTGACACCACCGTGGTCGCTGCGGATCGAGGACGAGTCGCCGCTGGCGCTCTGCGCGCTCGTCCAGGGAAGTGCGTGCATCCTGCCCGCGTCCGGCGGTCTCATCCGCGTCGAGGCGGGCGACGTCATGATCTTCCGCGGGCCGGACCACTACACGGTCAGCGACCACCCGGACACCGTGCCGCAGGTGCACATCCTGCCCGGCCAGGAGTGCCGGACGCCGGACGGGATGCCGGTCGGGCAGCTCACCGACCTGATCTCGCCGCCGGGCGCGTTCGGCGTCCGGACCTGGGGCAACGACGCGACCGGTGGCACCGAGATGGTGACCGGTGCCTACCAGGTGCACAGCGAGGTCAGCAGCCGGCTGCTCGCGACGCTGCCGCCGGTGCTGGTGATCCGGCACGACAGCTGGGACAACCCGCTGGTGGGCTTCCTCGCCGACGAGATCGTCAAGGACGCGCCCGGGCAGGCCGCGGTGCTGGACCGGCTGCTCGACCTGCTGCTGATCGGCGCGCTGCGGACCTGGTTCGCCCGTCAGGACAGCGCCGCACCCGGCTGGTACCGCGCGCACAGTGACCCGGTCGTCGGCCCGGCCGTGCGGATGCTGCAGAGCGAGCCGGCCCGGCCGTGGACCGTCGCGCTGCTAGCCCGCGAGACCGGCGTCTCCCGTGCCGCGCTCGCCCGACGCTTCACCGAGCTGGTCGGCGAGCCGCCGATGGCGTTCCTGACCGGCTGGCGGCTGGCCCTCGCCGCGGACCTGCTGCGCGAGCCGGACGCGACGCTCGCCGCGGTCGCCCGCAAGGTCGGGTACGGCAGCCCGTTCGCGCTCAGCTCGGCGTTCAAGCGGTTTCACGGCGTCAGCCCACAGGAGTTCCGCTCAGCCGGGTGA
- a CDS encoding NAD(P)H-binding protein — protein sequence MTILLTAGHGKTGRRIAARLDALGVPTRIGSRSGTPPFDWTDPATWADALAGVDAAYVAYVPDLAVPDAPKAIETFTAEAARQGVHRLVLLSGRGEAEAEHCERIVQANAREWTIVRCSWFSQNFSEDYFLDDVLGGALRVPVTDVREPFVDADDIADVAVAALTDPRHAGQLYELTGPRALTFAEAAEAITAASGRTVRFEPVSLAEYEAGLRAAGYPDEVIGLVTFLFTEVLDGRNESVRDGVQRALGRPPKDFAAYARDAAASGAWAE from the coding sequence ATGACAATTCTCCTGACCGCAGGACACGGTAAGACCGGCCGCCGCATCGCGGCCCGCCTCGACGCCCTCGGCGTCCCGACCCGCATCGGCTCCCGCTCCGGGACGCCGCCGTTCGACTGGACCGACCCCGCTACCTGGGCCGACGCGCTGGCGGGCGTCGACGCCGCGTACGTCGCGTACGTCCCGGACCTCGCCGTCCCGGACGCTCCGAAGGCGATCGAGACGTTCACCGCCGAGGCCGCTCGCCAGGGCGTCCACCGCCTGGTTCTGCTTTCCGGGCGAGGCGAAGCCGAGGCCGAGCACTGCGAGCGGATCGTGCAGGCCAACGCTCGGGAGTGGACGATCGTGCGCTGCAGCTGGTTCTCGCAGAACTTCAGCGAGGACTACTTCCTCGACGACGTGCTCGGCGGTGCGCTCCGGGTGCCGGTCACCGACGTCCGCGAGCCGTTCGTGGACGCCGACGACATCGCGGACGTCGCCGTCGCGGCGCTCACCGATCCGCGGCACGCCGGGCAGCTGTACGAGCTCACCGGGCCGCGGGCGCTGACGTTCGCGGAGGCCGCGGAGGCGATCACCGCCGCGTCCGGGCGCACCGTGCGGTTCGAGCCGGTGAGCCTCGCGGAGTACGAGGCCGGGCTGCGCGCGGCGGGCTACCCGGACGAGGTGATCGGCTTGGTCACGTTCCTGTTCACCGAGGTGCTCGACGGGCGTAACGAGTCGGTGCGCGACGGTGTGCAGCGCGCGCTCGGGCGTCCGCCGAAGGACTTCGCCGCGTACGCCAGGGACGCCGCGGCCTCCGGCGCCTGGGCGGAGTGA
- a CDS encoding response regulator, which yields MDESGTVRVLVVDDQEPFRAAATAVVTHTGGFTLVGAATSGEDAVRRGPALRPDLVLMDLRLPGVDGVEAARRLRAVCPDVLVVVFSTYYPGDLPAAVRTTEVAGYFHKSALRPALLRDIWRARLS from the coding sequence GTGGACGAGAGCGGCACGGTCCGGGTCCTGGTCGTCGACGACCAGGAGCCGTTCCGCGCCGCCGCGACCGCCGTCGTCACGCACACCGGCGGGTTCACGCTCGTCGGCGCCGCCACCAGCGGGGAGGACGCGGTCCGCCGCGGACCCGCGCTCCGGCCCGACCTGGTGCTGATGGATCTGCGGCTGCCCGGCGTGGACGGCGTCGAGGCGGCCCGGCGGCTGCGGGCTGTCTGCCCCGACGTGCTGGTCGTGGTCTTCTCGACGTATTACCCCGGTGACCTGCCCGCCGCGGTCCGCACCACGGAGGTGGCCGGCTACTTCCACAAGTCCGCGCTGCGCCCGGCGCTGCTCCGGGACATCTGGCGCGCGCGGCTATCATGA
- a CDS encoding response regulator transcription factor, translating into MPVRVAIAEDDVLLRAGLSQLITIADGLEMVGAAADLPSIVELVEAERPDLVITDVRMPPTSTDEGIQLATRLRRDHPAIGVIVLSQYHEPAYALALLGDGVEGRGYLLKERVAHVRELTEAVHRVADGGSVIDPAVVATLVRTHGATRTALDVLSPRETEVLAEMAQGKNNLAIARTLHLTERAVEKHANQIFGKLGLATEPDINRRVRAVLMFLDHRK; encoded by the coding sequence GTGCCGGTCCGGGTGGCGATCGCCGAAGACGACGTCCTGCTGCGGGCGGGGTTGTCGCAGCTCATCACCATCGCCGATGGGCTGGAGATGGTCGGTGCCGCCGCCGATCTGCCCTCGATCGTCGAGCTCGTCGAGGCCGAGCGACCCGACCTGGTGATCACCGACGTCCGGATGCCCCCGACCAGCACCGACGAGGGCATCCAGCTCGCCACCCGGCTCCGGCGCGACCACCCGGCGATCGGCGTCATCGTGCTGAGCCAGTACCACGAACCGGCCTACGCGCTGGCGCTGCTGGGCGACGGGGTGGAGGGCCGCGGGTACCTGCTCAAGGAACGCGTCGCCCACGTGCGGGAGCTCACCGAGGCCGTGCACCGGGTCGCCGACGGCGGCTCGGTGATCGATCCCGCGGTGGTGGCCACGCTGGTCCGCACGCACGGCGCCACCCGCACCGCGCTCGACGTGCTCAGCCCGCGCGAGACCGAGGTGCTCGCCGAGATGGCGCAGGGCAAGAACAACCTCGCGATCGCGCGAACGCTGCACCTGACCGAACGCGCGGTGGAGAAGCACGCCAACCAGATCTTCGGCAAGCTCGGCCTGGCCACCGAACCCGACATCAACCGCCGGGTCAGGGCGGTGCTGATGTTCCTCGATCACCGCAAGTAG
- a CDS encoding FtsX-like permease family protein, translated as MSWAAIVLVARLEWRRRRAALLALGLVIGLAGGLVVAGAVVTRRTTSAYPRLVEAVHRDDARVFAPVDHPGLSEAVPSLPEVRASWTARMWVGEVAATGLDLRYSTVTAPVERERPDLASPVVLRGRAPDPAAVDEVLLSEAFAGHAGLSVGSAFTLRMLTLDQFHRFATGFGAPAGPAMPVRVVGIMRMPSWGTLTSHVLSTPAFAARYAAAELGRITYVRLDRPVADRTAFRTGLDRLAAARPVVRREGAGHTDYEVVFPAESEDALVRPARRAAAAGLLLADAVAAAVVLLVVVQALARHHAGSARAQRIEAMLGLTTAERVTARLLPIVVTAVVATATALACGIAAGLVQPIGGLAGFDPRPGFRADPAAAGLGAAAVGLTVAVVAAGASALAGRSARGRRRPGRGPVPGGPAVLAGLRLGAAGTGRGTVGLTAAIAVAVAALTVGLSLDRLVSTPDRWGGSADLVVSDVLDEDLVRFRADPRVVGLAEALSGSVLIDGERVEAYAHRSWKGSVGPTVVDGRLPATVDEVCLGVRFAERHGLRVADTLTVTARDGTTRRLRVVGVGVGASLGDGSRLGGGVLLHPDTIGTVVLSEGYREGHLRVAPGALDDLVDDLGADREIYPRELPPEIGVLDGLRVVPSAVAAVMALAVVLVLLHALRGARRRSRRNLAVLGALGFTAAGQATVLAIVALRIALPAVLVGVPVGYGAGRIVWHEVATGSGVGGDAWLPVRIAVAGAVAVLGLAVVLAVAGRRTGRDRSARYLR; from the coding sequence GTGTCGTGGGCGGCGATAGTCCTGGTGGCGCGCCTCGAGTGGCGACGCCGCCGCGCGGCCCTGCTCGCGCTCGGGCTGGTGATCGGGCTCGCCGGCGGGCTCGTCGTCGCCGGTGCGGTGGTGACCCGGCGGACGACGTCGGCCTACCCCCGGCTGGTCGAGGCCGTTCACCGCGACGACGCCCGGGTGTTCGCCCCCGTCGATCACCCCGGGCTGAGCGAGGCCGTTCCGAGCCTTCCCGAGGTCCGCGCGTCGTGGACCGCTCGCATGTGGGTCGGCGAGGTCGCGGCGACCGGGCTCGACCTGCGGTATTCGACGGTCACCGCGCCGGTGGAACGCGAACGGCCCGACCTGGCGAGCCCGGTCGTCCTGCGCGGGCGGGCACCGGATCCGGCGGCAGTGGACGAGGTTCTGCTCTCCGAGGCGTTCGCGGGGCACGCGGGCCTGTCGGTCGGCTCGGCGTTCACGCTCCGGATGCTGACGCTCGACCAGTTCCACCGGTTCGCCACCGGCTTCGGCGCCCCGGCCGGTCCTGCGATGCCGGTGCGGGTGGTCGGGATCATGCGGATGCCGTCGTGGGGAACGCTGACCTCGCACGTGCTGTCCACTCCGGCGTTCGCGGCCCGGTACGCCGCCGCCGAGCTGGGCCGGATCACCTACGTCCGGCTCGACCGGCCGGTCGCCGACCGGACCGCGTTCCGCACCGGGCTCGACCGGCTCGCCGCGGCCCGGCCGGTGGTGCGGCGGGAGGGCGCCGGACACACCGACTACGAAGTCGTGTTCCCGGCCGAGTCCGAGGACGCCCTGGTGCGGCCGGCCCGGCGCGCCGCTGCGGCCGGGCTGCTGCTCGCCGACGCCGTGGCCGCCGCCGTCGTGCTGCTCGTCGTCGTCCAAGCGCTGGCGCGCCATCACGCCGGCTCGGCCCGGGCGCAGCGCATCGAGGCGATGCTGGGCCTGACGACGGCGGAACGGGTCACCGCGCGGCTGCTGCCGATCGTCGTCACCGCCGTCGTGGCGACGGCCACCGCGCTGGCCTGCGGAATCGCGGCAGGCCTGGTGCAACCGATCGGCGGGCTCGCCGGCTTTGATCCCCGGCCGGGGTTCCGCGCGGATCCGGCGGCGGCGGGCCTGGGCGCCGCGGCGGTCGGCCTGACCGTGGCCGTCGTGGCGGCCGGCGCGTCCGCGCTCGCCGGTCGGTCGGCCCGCGGCCGGCGCCGGCCGGGGCGGGGGCCGGTGCCGGGTGGTCCGGCGGTGCTGGCCGGGCTACGGCTCGGTGCCGCCGGAACGGGCCGCGGAACGGTCGGGCTCACCGCGGCGATCGCGGTCGCGGTCGCCGCCCTGACCGTCGGTCTCAGCCTCGACCGGCTGGTCTCCACACCGGACCGCTGGGGTGGCTCGGCCGACCTCGTCGTCTCCGACGTGCTCGACGAGGACCTCGTCCGGTTCCGCGCCGACCCGCGGGTGGTCGGGCTCGCCGAAGCGCTCTCGGGGTCGGTGCTGATCGACGGCGAACGGGTCGAGGCCTACGCGCACCGGTCATGGAAGGGGTCCGTCGGCCCGACCGTCGTCGACGGCCGGCTCCCCGCCACCGTCGACGAGGTGTGCCTGGGCGTCCGGTTCGCCGAGCGGCACGGGCTCCGGGTGGCGGATACGCTGACGGTCACGGCCCGCGACGGCACGACGCGGCGGCTGCGTGTCGTCGGCGTGGGCGTCGGGGCGTCGCTCGGTGACGGCAGCCGGCTGGGCGGCGGCGTGCTGCTGCACCCGGACACGATCGGCACCGTGGTGTTGTCCGAGGGGTACCGCGAGGGCCACCTGCGGGTGGCGCCCGGCGCGCTCGACGACCTGGTGGACGACCTCGGAGCGGACCGGGAGATCTACCCGCGTGAGCTGCCGCCGGAGATCGGGGTGCTGGACGGGCTGCGGGTGGTGCCGTCCGCGGTCGCGGCGGTGATGGCGCTCGCGGTCGTCCTCGTGCTGCTGCACGCGCTGCGCGGCGCGCGCCGCCGGTCGCGGCGGAACCTCGCGGTGCTCGGCGCGCTCGGGTTCACCGCGGCCGGGCAGGCGACGGTGCTCGCGATCGTGGCGCTGCGGATCGCGCTGCCCGCCGTGCTGGTCGGTGTTCCGGTCGGGTACGGCGCCGGGCGGATCGTCTGGCACGAGGTCGCGACCGGCTCGGGCGTCGGCGGTGACGCGTGGCTGCCGGTGCGGATCGCGGTCGCGGGGGCGGTGGCCGTGCTGGGCCTCGCCGTGGTGCTGGCCGTCGCCGGGCGGCGGACCGGCCGCGATCGGAGTGCCCGCTACTTGCGGTGA